The Niastella koreensis GR20-10 genome includes a window with the following:
- a CDS encoding recombinase family protein produces MKQVIAYYRVSTGKQGKSGLGLDAQQNAVRHHCNCNGYQLLTEIQEVKSTRKRRVFLESAFALCQKHNATLIVARLDRLGRDVEEIAHNIKLPVDIIVADNPHANRFTIHILAAVAEEQRRSISENTKSALQAAKRRGVILGKNGYVLALQNKEAALEFAKNLQPLILKLNAEGICSTRKIACELNKLNVPTPRPGGRWHRTSVHNLLSRLDMLSEIRNN; encoded by the coding sequence ATGAAACAGGTAATTGCGTATTACCGTGTATCTACCGGAAAGCAGGGGAAAAGTGGATTAGGGCTGGATGCACAACAAAATGCAGTTAGGCATCATTGTAATTGCAACGGATATCAACTGCTGACCGAGATTCAAGAGGTAAAATCCACAAGAAAGCGAAGAGTGTTTTTAGAAAGCGCTTTTGCGCTATGTCAAAAGCACAATGCAACTTTAATTGTCGCCCGGCTCGATCGTTTAGGTCGTGATGTGGAGGAAATTGCACACAATATAAAGCTGCCGGTTGATATTATAGTTGCCGACAATCCACATGCGAACCGCTTCACTATACATATTCTGGCTGCTGTTGCAGAAGAGCAACGCCGTTCAATAAGTGAGAATACAAAGTCAGCTTTACAAGCCGCAAAAAGGCGAGGGGTAATACTGGGTAAGAATGGGTATGTACTTGCGTTACAAAACAAAGAGGCAGCGCTTGAATTTGCGAAAAATCTTCAACCCCTCATTCTAAAACTAAATGCAGAAGGAATTTGCAGTACAAGAAAAATTGCATGTGAATTAAATAAGTTAAACGTACCAACTCCCAGGCCAGGAGGACGGTGGCACAGGACAAGCGTGCATAATTTACTTTCAAGATTGGATATGCTAAGTGAGATTCGCAATAATTGA
- a CDS encoding winged helix-turn-helix transcriptional regulator yields MPTKPTTVEYELTEHGKTLSGVIDAISAWGVTHRKFLFKKES; encoded by the coding sequence ATGCCTACGAAACCGACAACTGTGGAATATGAGCTAACGGAACATGGTAAGACTTTAAGCGGGGTAATTGACGCTATTTCGGCCTGGGGAGTTACGCATCGAAAATTCCTATTTAAAAAAGAAAGCTAA
- a CDS encoding helix-turn-helix domain-containing protein, with translation MKNHRLYHFHSITEYHRAAGLANPAHPLISLVHMNDLTRPLAESPFSIVHDFYCISMKRVKNVKFKYGQQASDFDDGVLFFMAPGQVFSVEFETGNLTHRPEGWMLLVHPDFLWHTPLAKAIRQYEFFGYSVYEGLYLSDKEEAKLTDIVQDIRQEYLSYIDRFSQSVMVAQLELFLTYSERFYQRQFITRKMASHEILGKLEQLLTNYFNSGALAQNGLPGVAWIAESLHISPGYLSGLLKSLTGQNTQQHLHNKLIELAKEKLSTTNLSVSEIAYELGFEHLQSFSKLFKSKTNLSPLAFRASFN, from the coding sequence ATGAAAAATCACCGGCTATATCACTTTCATTCCATCACCGAGTATCACCGGGCTGCAGGCCTGGCCAACCCGGCACACCCCCTCATCAGTCTGGTACACATGAACGATCTGACCAGGCCCTTGGCCGAAAGCCCGTTCAGCATTGTCCATGACTTTTATTGTATCTCTATGAAAAGGGTGAAGAACGTCAAATTCAAATATGGCCAGCAGGCCAGTGATTTTGACGATGGTGTATTGTTCTTTATGGCGCCCGGCCAGGTTTTCAGCGTTGAATTCGAAACAGGCAACTTAACACATCGACCGGAAGGCTGGATGTTGCTGGTGCATCCGGATTTTTTGTGGCATACGCCACTGGCCAAAGCCATTCGCCAGTATGAGTTCTTCGGTTACTCAGTCTATGAAGGGCTCTATCTTTCAGACAAGGAAGAAGCCAAGCTCACAGATATCGTGCAGGATATCAGGCAGGAATACCTTTCTTATATTGACCGGTTCAGTCAAAGCGTGATGGTTGCCCAGCTGGAACTATTTTTAACCTATTCTGAACGGTTTTACCAGCGCCAGTTTATTACCCGAAAGATGGCAAGTCATGAAATACTTGGTAAACTGGAACAGCTGCTCACCAATTATTTTAACAGCGGCGCGCTGGCTCAAAATGGACTGCCTGGTGTTGCATGGATCGCTGAAAGCTTACATATTTCACCAGGTTACCTCAGTGGCTTGCTGAAATCCCTCACCGGTCAAAACACGCAGCAGCACCTGCACAACAAGCTGATCGAATTGGCTAAAGAGAAGCTATCCACGACCAATCTTTCAGTCAGCGAGATTGCCTACGAGTTAGGTTTTGAACACCTGCAGTCCTTTAGCAAACTGTTCAAAAGCAAAACCAACTTAAGCCCCCTGGCTTTCCGAGCCTCGTTCAATTAA
- a CDS encoding NAD(P)H-binding protein — translation MKIVVTGSLGNISRPLTELLVSQGHEVTVISSDPKKQAGIAQMGATAAIGSITDPSFLTETFSGADAVYAMIPLSFTEPDLGAYMHRAAKSYVQALNETQVKRVIVLSGWAADLVKAENVEYLFDGLNTSLTIMRPASFYTNFYQSIDLIKGKGVIGKYLTLRYNGLRAFLTGKTGLLMGNYGGDDRIVFVSPKDIADAVAEELQLLPEKKTIRYVGSEEMTCNEAARIIGTAIGKPWLRWVLLTDKEMLQGLKMAKVPEKLAQTLVEMQAVTHSGKTLENFHRANPKMGKVKLREFAQEFAIVYHQK, via the coding sequence ATGAAAATTGTAGTAACCGGATCCTTAGGGAACATCAGCCGGCCATTAACGGAGCTGCTGGTCAGTCAGGGACATGAGGTGACTGTTATCAGCAGTGACCCTAAAAAACAAGCCGGCATTGCACAAATGGGAGCAACAGCTGCTATTGGTTCAATCACGGATCCCTCATTTCTTACCGAAACATTCAGCGGAGCCGATGCGGTGTATGCTATGATCCCGCTGAGCTTCACAGAGCCTGACCTGGGCGCTTACATGCACCGGGCAGCAAAGAGCTATGTGCAGGCGCTAAACGAAACACAGGTCAAAAGGGTGATTGTTTTAAGCGGCTGGGCAGCTGACTTGGTAAAGGCCGAAAACGTAGAGTATCTTTTCGATGGGCTGAACACCTCATTGACCATTATGCGGCCGGCATCTTTTTATACCAACTTTTACCAGTCGATCGATTTAATAAAAGGTAAAGGCGTTATAGGCAAATATCTGACCTTACGATACAACGGGCTGCGGGCCTTTTTAACGGGTAAAACCGGCCTACTGATGGGTAACTATGGCGGAGATGACCGCATTGTTTTTGTATCGCCAAAGGATATTGCAGATGCCGTAGCCGAAGAGCTGCAGCTGTTACCCGAAAAGAAGACCATCCGTTATGTCGGCAGCGAAGAAATGACCTGTAATGAAGCCGCCCGGATTATCGGTACCGCCATAGGCAAGCCCTGGCTCAGATGGGTACTGCTCACCGACAAAGAGATGCTGCAGGGATTGAAGATGGCGAAAGTACCGGAAAAATTAGCCCAAACGCTGGTTGAAATGCAGGCGGTTACACACAGCGGCAAAACACTGGAAAATTTTCATCGTGCAAATCCTAAAATGGGCAAAGTGAAGCTCAGGGAATTCGCCCAAGAATTTGCCATAGTTTATCATCAGAAATAA
- a CDS encoding sensor histidine kinase — protein sequence MIQPFFNWRTGLALIAIAIVSGTIFYSQYLARKIAREERQKVEEWKEATKLLLHDTTGLSDKLVTMIIAENNTVPIIVTDEKGHILDHVNLDSASVAGDSNYIRKKLVEFRSQNPTIEWIDPLNPREKNLYYYGHTSLLNQVRYYPLVQLFIVSMFIIITLLALTTSFRSSQNQVWAGMAKETAHQLGTPLTSLQGWVEIMKENYSDEKIVQEMEKDVNRLKLVSDRFGKIGSTPHLEKHNVVTQVSSMVEYIRKRAPGKVQFVLNTRNINELYTMLSPPLFDWVIENLLKNALDAMEGKGMITVNLWQQDGQTFIDVTDTGKGIAKQNISKVFKPGFTTKKRGWGLGLSLSKRIIEQYHKGQLFVKNSEPGKGTTFRIVLK from the coding sequence ATGATTCAGCCGTTTTTTAACTGGAGAACCGGATTAGCCCTCATTGCCATAGCAATTGTAAGCGGTACTATCTTTTACTCCCAATACCTGGCCCGCAAGATCGCTCGCGAAGAAAGGCAAAAAGTAGAGGAATGGAAGGAAGCCACCAAATTATTGTTGCACGACACCACCGGCCTGAGCGACAAGCTGGTAACCATGATCATTGCCGAAAATAATACGGTACCCATTATTGTTACTGACGAAAAAGGACATATCCTCGATCATGTAAACCTCGATTCGGCCAGCGTAGCCGGTGATAGCAATTATATCAGAAAAAAACTGGTTGAATTCCGTTCGCAAAACCCTACCATTGAATGGATTGACCCGCTGAACCCACGGGAAAAAAACCTCTATTATTATGGGCATACCTCGCTGTTAAACCAGGTGCGGTATTACCCGCTGGTGCAGTTATTTATTGTGAGCATGTTTATTATAATAACCCTGCTGGCGCTTACTACCAGTTTTCGCTCGTCGCAAAACCAGGTTTGGGCAGGCATGGCCAAGGAAACGGCCCACCAGCTGGGAACGCCATTAACGTCGTTGCAGGGTTGGGTAGAAATAATGAAGGAAAATTACAGTGACGAAAAGATTGTGCAGGAGATGGAAAAGGATGTGAATCGCTTAAAGCTGGTAAGCGATCGCTTTGGCAAGATCGGCAGCACGCCGCACCTGGAAAAACACAATGTGGTGACCCAGGTATCGAGCATGGTAGAATACATTCGCAAACGCGCCCCTGGCAAAGTACAGTTTGTGCTGAATACCCGTAATATAAATGAGCTCTATACCATGCTTTCCCCGCCCCTGTTCGACTGGGTTATTGAAAACCTGCTGAAGAATGCCCTGGATGCCATGGAAGGAAAGGGCATGATTACCGTTAATCTCTGGCAACAGGATGGGCAAACTTTTATTGATGTGACCGATACGGGCAAAGGAATAGCCAAACAAAACATCAGCAAAGTTTTTAAACCAGGCTTTACCACTAAAAAGCGCGGCTGGGGGCTTGGCTTAAGTCTGTCGAAACGCATTATAGAACAATATCATAAAGGACAGTTGTTTGTAAAGAACTCCGAACCTGGCAAGGGCACTACATTCAGGATCGTTCTGAAGTGA
- a CDS encoding helix-turn-helix domain-containing protein, whose protein sequence is MPDHTPVRLKSISEFHEFMGLPKPEHPLVSVARFEDIRRECTAPFSRIMDFYSIALKRNFNVKMKYGQQAYDFNNGIMFCMSPGQVLRVETDHNQENKPAGWNLLIHPDFLWNTSLVKTIKKYAYFDYAVNEALFLSPKEEELLISIMQRIDDECHANVDQFSQHVIIAQIELMLTYTERFYHRQFITRKIVNHQVLDRLESVLSEYFNNEDLLQKGLPTVTYIAEQLNISPNYLSGLLKVLTGQSTQQHIHEKLIEKAKEKLSTTSLSVSEIAYELGFEHSQSFSKLFKTKTSLSPLEFRQRFN, encoded by the coding sequence ATGCCTGATCATACACCTGTACGACTAAAAAGCATTAGTGAATTCCACGAGTTTATGGGACTGCCTAAACCCGAACATCCATTGGTAAGTGTGGCAAGGTTCGAGGATATCAGGCGGGAGTGCACCGCCCCGTTCAGCCGGATCATGGACTTTTACTCTATTGCCTTAAAGCGGAATTTCAATGTTAAAATGAAATATGGGCAGCAGGCTTATGATTTTAATAATGGGATCATGTTCTGCATGTCGCCCGGACAAGTGCTGCGTGTAGAAACGGATCACAACCAGGAAAACAAACCTGCGGGATGGAACTTATTGATCCATCCCGATTTTCTTTGGAATACTTCGTTGGTTAAAACCATTAAAAAATATGCCTATTTTGATTATGCTGTAAATGAGGCCTTATTTCTTTCTCCAAAAGAAGAAGAGCTGCTCATCAGCATCATGCAGCGTATCGACGATGAGTGTCATGCGAATGTAGACCAGTTCAGTCAGCATGTTATTATTGCTCAGATCGAGCTGATGCTTACTTATACCGAGCGCTTTTATCACCGCCAGTTCATCACCCGCAAAATCGTCAACCACCAGGTACTTGACCGGTTAGAATCTGTATTGTCTGAATATTTCAATAACGAAGACCTGCTTCAAAAAGGCCTGCCTACGGTGACTTATATAGCCGAACAACTCAATATCTCACCTAATTATCTCAGTGGCTTGTTGAAGGTATTAACGGGGCAAAGCACCCAGCAGCATATTCACGAAAAGCTGATTGAAAAGGCAAAGGAAAAATTGTCAACGACGTCTCTGTCAGTAAGTGAGATCGCCTACGAGCTGGGATTTGAACACTCCCAATCATTCAGCAAGCTGTTTAAAACCAAAACCAGCCTTTCCCCGCTCGAATTCCGGCAGCGTTTTAATTAA
- a CDS encoding SDR family oxidoreductase: MRIFVTGATGFVGTAIVQELLNAGHQVLGLARSEASGQKLTDAGADVHRGDLEDLDSLRSGTAKADGVIHAGFIHDFTRFPEVCQVDKIAIETIGHVLAGSNRPFIVTSGTALVSPGRLATEDIIPVFNPAWPRVSEQTADTVAALGVRAASVRLSPSVHGDADKHGFIPILVNIAKEKGVSGYIGEGLNHWNAVHRLDAARLFRLALENATPATRYHAAADEAITVKSIAEAIGKQLNLPVVSIAPEAAAAHFGWFAQMAAIDCPASSMWTQAQLSWRPGQPSLLEDIEKGIYTK, encoded by the coding sequence ATGCGCATTTTCGTCACAGGGGCTACCGGCTTCGTCGGTACCGCCATCGTACAGGAATTATTAAATGCAGGTCACCAGGTACTGGGATTAGCACGCTCGGAAGCATCGGGCCAAAAGCTGACCGATGCAGGGGCTGATGTTCACCGGGGTGACCTGGAAGATCTCGACAGCCTGCGCAGCGGTACTGCAAAGGCAGATGGCGTCATCCATGCCGGCTTTATTCACGACTTCACCCGCTTTCCGGAAGTTTGTCAGGTAGACAAAATAGCTATTGAAACCATCGGCCATGTACTGGCCGGTTCCAACCGCCCGTTTATTGTCACTTCGGGCACTGCTTTGGTAAGCCCTGGTCGCCTGGCCACCGAAGATATCATTCCGGTATTTAACCCGGCTTGGCCGCGTGTTTCCGAACAAACTGCTGATACTGTGGCTGCACTTGGCGTTCGTGCGGCATCTGTTCGCTTATCACCATCCGTACATGGCGATGCCGACAAGCATGGGTTCATTCCGATCCTTGTAAATATCGCTAAGGAAAAAGGTGTTTCAGGCTATATCGGCGAGGGGCTCAACCACTGGAATGCCGTACACCGTCTGGATGCAGCTCGGCTTTTCCGGCTGGCACTGGAAAATGCGACTCCGGCAACCCGTTACCACGCCGCGGCTGACGAAGCTATCACCGTAAAGTCGATAGCAGAAGCAATAGGCAAACAGTTAAACCTGCCGGTAGTATCCATTGCACCCGAAGCTGCAGCAGCGCATTTTGGCTGGTTTGCACAGATGGCGGCCATTGACTGCCCTGCATCGAGTATGTGGACACAGGCACAGTTAAGCTGGCGGCCAGGCCAACCTTCCCTGCTGGAGGATATTGAAAAAGGCATTTACACTAAATAA
- a CDS encoding NAD(P)H-binding protein has translation MKIVLTGSLGNISKPLAQELITKGHEVTIISHHADKQQQIEALGAQAAIGSVEDAAFLTIAFEGADAAYCMTPPNFAATDMIGYYRNTALAYAEAAKRAGVKHVVYLSSYGAHLEKGTGIIVGSHQAEGILNQLEGIAVSCLRPGYFYYNLYNFLGMIKDQGIIGTNFGGNDKLVMVSPLDIAAAAAEELSAAAPESKVRYIASDEHTCTEVAGMIGAAIGKPHLQWLTFTNEQVKDFMLSQGRPAVITNLLVELGAAIHSGLLRSDYEKHKPALGKVKLPEFIKEFAATYNKKN, from the coding sequence ATGAAAATAGTTTTAACAGGTTCCTTAGGAAATATCAGCAAGCCGCTGGCGCAGGAATTGATCACCAAAGGTCATGAAGTAACTATCATCAGCCATCATGCAGATAAACAACAACAAATAGAGGCGCTGGGCGCTCAGGCCGCGATCGGCTCGGTGGAGGATGCCGCATTTTTGACGATCGCATTTGAAGGTGCCGATGCAGCTTACTGCATGACCCCGCCAAACTTTGCCGCTACTGATATGATCGGCTATTACCGCAATACTGCGCTCGCATACGCGGAAGCGGCTAAGCGTGCAGGTGTAAAGCACGTTGTCTACTTAAGCAGCTATGGCGCTCACCTGGAAAAGGGTACAGGTATCATTGTAGGATCTCACCAGGCAGAGGGCATTTTAAATCAGCTGGAAGGCATTGCTGTTTCCTGCCTGCGGCCCGGATATTTTTACTATAACCTATATAACTTTTTGGGGATGATAAAGGACCAGGGCATTATCGGCACCAACTTCGGAGGCAACGATAAACTGGTAATGGTATCTCCGCTGGATATCGCAGCAGCAGCGGCAGAAGAACTTTCAGCCGCTGCCCCTGAAAGCAAAGTACGGTATATAGCCAGCGACGAACATACCTGCACGGAAGTGGCCGGGATGATCGGAGCGGCCATCGGCAAGCCACACCTGCAATGGTTAACCTTTACCAATGAGCAGGTAAAAGATTTCATGTTGTCACAAGGAAGGCCAGCGGTCATTACCAATCTATTGGTTGAACTGGGTGCAGCTATACATAGCGGCCTACTGCGCAGCGACTACGAAAAACATAAGCCTGCACTTGGTAAAGTGAAGCTACCGGAGTTTATTAAAGAATTTGCAGCAACCTATAATAAGAAAAATTAA
- a CDS encoding glycosyltransferase family 2 protein, translating into MNYFYTGMSTPLVSIVILNWNGRNFLQKFLPSVLATTYNNKEVVVVDNASTDDSVSYLQQHWPTVRIIQNEANFGFAQGYNEGLKHIEADYYVLLNSDVEVTPSWLNAMVELLEKDKAIGACQPKLLQYDNKELFEYAGAAGGWLDHLGYPFARGRIFDVCEKDMGQYDTAVPIFWASGAALFVRANLYHALGGLDEYFFAHQEEIDFCWRLQLAGYKVFACPQSTVYHVGGGTLPKGNARKVLLNFRNNLVMMAKNLPRYEAIWKISYRFVLDYVSALKSLISGEKTYYRSVMKAHGAFLKWLFVTRKKGLFPPKKKHELHGYLHKSVVWSYFVKGKKTFTEIVDKKA; encoded by the coding sequence TTGAATTATTTTTACACCGGCATGTCAACACCACTCGTATCCATAGTAATCCTGAACTGGAATGGACGGAATTTTCTGCAAAAATTTCTGCCTTCAGTGCTGGCGACTACATATAATAATAAAGAAGTGGTGGTGGTAGACAATGCTTCTACCGACGACTCTGTTTCCTACCTGCAGCAGCACTGGCCAACGGTGCGCATTATACAAAACGAAGCCAATTTTGGATTTGCCCAGGGTTATAATGAAGGTCTGAAGCATATTGAGGCCGACTATTATGTGTTGCTGAATTCAGATGTGGAAGTTACGCCCAGCTGGCTCAATGCCATGGTGGAACTGCTGGAGAAAGACAAGGCAATTGGTGCCTGTCAGCCCAAATTATTGCAATACGATAACAAAGAGCTTTTTGAATATGCCGGTGCCGCTGGTGGCTGGCTCGATCACCTGGGGTATCCTTTTGCCCGCGGCCGCATCTTTGATGTGTGTGAGAAAGATATGGGGCAGTATGATACGGCTGTACCTATTTTCTGGGCCAGTGGGGCCGCCCTGTTTGTGCGCGCCAACCTGTATCATGCCCTGGGCGGACTGGATGAATACTTTTTTGCGCACCAGGAGGAGATTGATTTTTGCTGGCGGCTGCAACTGGCGGGATATAAGGTGTTTGCCTGTCCGCAATCAACTGTTTATCACGTAGGAGGAGGCACACTGCCAAAGGGCAACGCCAGAAAGGTATTATTGAATTTCAGGAATAATTTGGTGATGATGGCAAAGAATCTTCCGAGGTATGAGGCAATATGGAAGATCAGTTATCGTTTTGTGCTCGATTATGTTTCTGCCCTTAAATCTTTGATCTCAGGGGAGAAGACATATTACCGGTCGGTGATGAAAGCGCATGGCGCTTTTTTGAAATGGCTGTTTGTGACCCGGAAGAAAGGGCTTTTTCCGCCCAAAAAGAAACATGAGCTTCATGGATATTTACATAAAAGCGTTGTGTGGAGCTATTTTGTAAAAGGAAAAAAGACTTTTACAGAAATTGTTGATAAGAAAGCGTGA
- a CDS encoding Kelch repeat-containing protein, protein MEGNAQTVTWTWVSGDNTSNVAGVYGTKGTPAATNKPGNRDSHSGWKDASGNFWIFGGWDISSKLYNDLWMYNTSTGNWTWVSGDNSTNNQGVYGTKGTAAATNKPGSRYGQVEWTDASGHFWIFGGYGYDGAGNKGYLNDLWMYNPATGNWTWVSGDNTRNNAGVYGTKGTAAAANKPGGREYPAGWIDGSGNFWVFGGYGDDSGGSVGDENDLWKYNPTTNQWTWVSGDNTRNNAGVYGTKGTPAGTNKPGGRDSQSGWIDASGNFWIFGGWDASNNLYNDLWKYSPTTSQWTWVSGDNTQNNSGVYGTKGTGATTNKPGSRYGQNVLVDASGNFWFFGGNGEDGSGAAGALNDLWEYTPSSGKWTWQSGDNTRNSTGVYGTKGTGVATNKPGGRAYAAGWIDATGNLWIEGGYNANAGDDFNDLMKLNSLTILPIRDISLRGTHRSNDNVLVWETLGELNTGQFIIERSSNGSDYTAVGKVTAVGTGNNHYTFTDNNAIGASFYYRIQVQDLDGLVYYSPTIILAGSAETRVSVYPNPATSGMKLRIGNNSLLNTIARLYDANGQLLETFRINSQEQYIDLHRFTKGFLMLRLDNGQTISIIKE, encoded by the coding sequence ATGGAGGGCAATGCCCAAACTGTTACCTGGACCTGGGTTAGCGGTGATAACACCAGCAATGTTGCAGGCGTTTATGGTACCAAAGGTACTCCCGCAGCTACTAATAAGCCGGGCAATAGAGACAGTCACAGCGGCTGGAAAGATGCCAGTGGCAATTTCTGGATCTTTGGCGGTTGGGACATCAGCAGTAAACTATACAATGATCTGTGGATGTATAACACTTCGACTGGTAATTGGACCTGGGTAAGTGGTGATAACAGTACCAATAATCAGGGGGTGTATGGTACTAAAGGTACTGCAGCAGCGACCAATAAACCAGGCTCAAGATATGGGCAAGTAGAATGGACAGACGCCAGTGGGCATTTCTGGATTTTCGGTGGTTATGGTTATGATGGCGCTGGCAACAAAGGTTATTTGAACGATCTATGGATGTATAACCCAGCTACTGGTAATTGGACCTGGGTAAGTGGTGATAATACCCGCAATAACGCTGGCGTATATGGTACAAAGGGAACAGCCGCAGCAGCCAATAAACCCGGAGGGAGAGAATATCCTGCTGGTTGGATCGATGGCAGTGGCAATTTCTGGGTCTTTGGCGGTTATGGTGATGACAGCGGTGGATCGGTTGGGGATGAGAATGACTTATGGAAATATAATCCAACTACTAATCAATGGACCTGGGTAAGCGGTGATAATACCCGTAACAACGCCGGTGTATATGGAACCAAAGGAACTCCGGCAGGGACCAATAAGCCAGGTGGCCGGGATAGCCAGAGCGGTTGGATAGATGCATCAGGCAACTTTTGGATCTTTGGCGGTTGGGATGCCAGTAACAATCTTTATAACGATCTATGGAAGTATAGTCCAACCACAAGCCAATGGACCTGGGTAAGCGGCGATAATACGCAAAACAACAGCGGCGTATATGGCACCAAAGGAACAGGCGCCACCACTAACAAACCGGGATCAAGGTATGGGCAAAATGTTCTGGTAGATGCCAGTGGTAATTTCTGGTTCTTTGGCGGAAATGGTGAGGATGGTTCCGGTGCTGCAGGCGCTTTGAACGATCTTTGGGAATATACTCCCTCTTCAGGCAAATGGACCTGGCAAAGTGGTGATAATACCAGGAACAGCACAGGTGTATATGGTACCAAGGGAACTGGAGTTGCCACCAACAAACCGGGTGGAAGAGCATATGCAGCTGGCTGGATTGATGCCACAGGTAATTTGTGGATTGAGGGCGGCTATAACGCTAACGCCGGCGATGATTTCAACGATCTGATGAAATTAAATTCCCTGACCATCCTGCCAATTCGGGACATTTCATTGCGAGGTACCCATCGCAGCAATGATAACGTCCTGGTATGGGAAACATTGGGAGAACTAAATACCGGCCAATTCATTATAGAAAGAAGCAGCAATGGCTCCGATTATACAGCTGTGGGAAAGGTAACTGCTGTTGGGACAGGAAATAATCACTATACATTTACCGACAATAATGCTATTGGCGCCTCTTTTTATTATCGTATACAGGTGCAGGACCTGGATGGGCTGGTCTATTATTCACCAACTATTATACTGGCTGGTTCAGCAGAAACCCGCGTTAGCGTTTACCCCAACCCGGCTACCAGTGGTATGAAGTTGCGAATAGGTAATAATAGTCTGCTTAATACGATCGCAAGACTGTATGATGCTAATGGTCAGTTGTTAGAGACGTTCCGCATCAACAGCCAGGAACAGTATATCGATCTGCATCGTTTTACGAAAGGCTTTCTAATGTTACGATTAGATAACGGGCAAACGATTTCCATTATAAAAGAATAA
- a CDS encoding helix-turn-helix domain-containing protein produces the protein MISKTVHRINTISEYHKMMGLPAPAHPLISVIDYESVKLPCRAQTSFVFDFYSMSLDRNFKGKRIYGRQQCDYDEGVLFFMSPGQVFEIEVSPGITINRSGWLLLFHPDLLFSSPLARTIKQYDYFSYSANESLFLSDKEEMTIAGILQNIIQECEANIDRFSQPVMLAHLELLFTYADRFYQRQFITRKAVNHTVLNRLEDILNRYYDDAQLPVTGLPTVQYVAGALNISAGYLSGLLKMLTGQSTQQYIQDKLVEKAKVKLAVTRMSVSEIAYELGFEHPQSFSRLFKTKTNLSPLEFRQSFSD, from the coding sequence ATGATCAGTAAAACAGTTCACCGGATAAACACGATAAGCGAGTACCACAAAATGATGGGGCTGCCTGCACCCGCACACCCTTTGATCAGTGTGATTGATTATGAATCGGTTAAACTACCGTGCAGGGCACAGACCAGCTTTGTTTTTGACTTTTATTCTATGTCGCTGGACCGCAATTTTAAAGGAAAAAGAATATATGGACGGCAGCAGTGCGATTATGATGAAGGTGTCTTATTCTTTATGTCGCCGGGACAGGTATTCGAAATTGAAGTAAGTCCGGGAATTACCATAAACCGTTCCGGGTGGCTGTTACTATTTCATCCGGACTTACTGTTCAGCTCACCCCTGGCCAGGACCATCAAACAATATGATTATTTCAGCTATTCGGCAAATGAATCGCTTTTCCTTTCTGATAAAGAAGAAATGACTATTGCAGGTATTCTTCAGAACATAATACAGGAATGCGAAGCGAACATTGACAGGTTTAGCCAGCCTGTAATGCTTGCCCATTTGGAGTTGCTCTTCACTTATGCCGACCGGTTTTACCAGCGGCAATTCATTACCAGAAAAGCAGTCAACCACACGGTATTGAACCGGCTCGAAGATATATTGAATAGATATTATGATGATGCTCAATTGCCCGTTACAGGACTGCCAACAGTACAATATGTTGCTGGTGCACTAAATATCTCAGCAGGTTACCTAAGCGGGTTGCTTAAAATGCTGACAGGGCAAAGTACCCAACAGTACATACAGGATAAACTGGTTGAAAAAGCAAAAGTAAAACTCGCGGTTACACGTATGTCGGTAAGTGAGATCGCTTATGAATTAGGGTTTGAGCACCCACAGTCATTTAGCCGGTTGTTTAAGACTAAAACAAACCTTTCACCGCTGGAGTTCAGGCAATCTTTTAGTGATTAA